Proteins found in one Cetobacterium somerae genomic segment:
- a CDS encoding glycoside hydrolase family 2 TIM barrel-domain containing protein codes for MDNLHNPRVFKINRLSAHSNHKYEGLNIEWKKCLNGIWDFSYCNTSNWTKIQVPGHMELQGYGEPQYVNTMYPWDGRENLEPGEVPKEFNPFGIYKRNIDIPKDWKNRPVYISFQGVESSLELYCNGEFVGYSEDSFTPSEFELTKYLKSENNEIIVKVYKWCSGSWLEDQDFWRLSGIFRDVYLYSTPDVHVKDMFITSELTNNFKKATLKNTLKIQTYKEAIVDIEMELIDKTEVVLKMEEKNIKIDKELKLELNKKVENPKLWSAENPNLYEVKILIKDAKTGDIIEECWQKFGFRKFEISDKIMKINGERIVFKGVNRHEFNCYRGRAVTEEDMIWDIKFLKANNFNAVRTSHYPNQTRWYELCDEYGLYVIDEVNLETHGTWQILGQPCPEKVIPNNNPEWLENIIDRAKSMFERDKNYSSIVIWSCGNESFGGENLFKMSEFLRSLDNTRVIHYEGIFWDRRYDKTSDMESRMYAKVYEIEKYLQETPEKPFILCEYSHAMGNSNGGLHKYTELERKYPMYQGGFIWDYIDQSLMKKDPFGKEYLAFGGDFGDRPTDYNFCVNGIVYGDRKPSPKVQEIKQLFSDYKINVEEKYFTIINESLFTNCSEYDTKIKLFKNGIKIYEESLECNVKPLSEKSFKLNLPKVKEYGEYTIEVSLNLKEDRFYALKGHEICFGQKIYKIEKKVKEKLEGKPIFINGGFNLGIKTKKMELIFSKAYGGLISLKFGGKEFIDGVVMPNFWRASTDNDRGNKMPFRYAQWKLASMYVKMVDVNVLEKENSVEIKAKYELPTNPTSECEITYEGFVNGKLKINMEYNGVKGLSDMPLFGMSYKVPKEFSEIKWYGMGPEENYIDRVHGAKLGIFETDVNKNMSEYVIPQECGNRIGTRWTEITNKMGVGIKISSEEPFEFSALPYTVNEIESAYHHYELPKSHCTALNINKIQMGVGGDDSWGAPTHDEYLIPSDKKYLFSYIIESNI; via the coding sequence ATGGATAATTTACATAATCCAAGAGTTTTTAAAATAAATAGATTAAGTGCACATTCAAATCATAAATATGAAGGATTAAATATAGAGTGGAAAAAATGTTTAAATGGAATTTGGGATTTTTCATATTGTAATACATCTAATTGGACTAAAATTCAAGTTCCTGGCCATATGGAGTTACAAGGATATGGAGAACCACAATATGTTAATACAATGTATCCTTGGGATGGAAGAGAAAATTTAGAGCCAGGAGAGGTTCCGAAGGAGTTTAATCCTTTTGGAATTTATAAAAGAAATATAGATATACCAAAAGATTGGAAAAATAGACCAGTATATATTTCATTTCAAGGAGTTGAATCATCGCTAGAATTATATTGTAATGGGGAGTTTGTGGGATATAGTGAAGATAGTTTCACACCGAGTGAGTTTGAATTGACAAAATATTTAAAGAGTGAGAATAATGAAATAATAGTAAAAGTCTATAAATGGTGTAGTGGAAGTTGGTTAGAAGACCAAGATTTTTGGAGACTTTCAGGTATTTTTAGAGATGTTTATCTTTATTCAACTCCAGATGTACATGTAAAAGATATGTTTATAACTTCAGAATTAACAAATAATTTTAAAAAGGCAACTTTAAAAAATACACTAAAAATTCAAACTTATAAAGAAGCAATAGTAGATATTGAAATGGAGCTTATAGATAAAACAGAAGTTGTTTTAAAAATGGAAGAAAAAAATATAAAAATTGATAAAGAATTAAAACTAGAATTAAATAAAAAAGTAGAAAATCCAAAGTTATGGAGTGCTGAAAACCCCAATCTTTATGAAGTTAAAATTTTAATTAAAGATGCTAAAACAGGAGATATAATAGAAGAGTGTTGGCAAAAATTTGGATTTAGAAAATTTGAAATTTCAGATAAAATTATGAAAATAAACGGAGAGCGGATTGTATTTAAAGGTGTAAATAGACATGAGTTTAATTGTTATAGAGGAAGAGCAGTAACAGAAGAGGATATGATTTGGGATATAAAGTTTTTGAAAGCTAATAATTTTAATGCTGTTAGAACATCACATTATCCAAATCAAACTAGATGGTATGAGTTATGCGATGAGTATGGATTATATGTAATTGACGAGGTTAATTTAGAAACTCATGGAACTTGGCAAATTTTAGGGCAACCTTGTCCAGAAAAAGTTATACCAAATAACAATCCAGAATGGTTAGAGAATATAATAGATAGAGCAAAGTCTATGTTTGAAAGAGATAAAAATTATTCTTCTATAGTAATTTGGTCTTGTGGAAATGAATCTTTTGGAGGAGAAAACTTATTTAAAATGTCTGAATTTTTACGAAGTTTAGATAATACAAGGGTTATCCATTATGAGGGAATTTTTTGGGATAGAAGATATGATAAAACGTCGGATATGGAAAGCAGAATGTATGCAAAAGTTTATGAGATTGAAAAGTATTTGCAGGAAACACCTGAAAAACCATTTATACTATGTGAATATTCTCATGCTATGGGAAATTCTAATGGTGGACTTCATAAATATACAGAATTGGAAAGAAAATATCCAATGTATCAAGGAGGATTTATTTGGGATTATATAGACCAATCATTAATGAAGAAAGATCCTTTTGGTAAAGAGTATTTAGCTTTTGGAGGAGACTTTGGTGATAGACCAACTGATTATAATTTTTGTGTAAATGGAATTGTTTATGGAGATAGAAAACCATCACCAAAAGTTCAAGAGATTAAACAACTATTTTCAGATTATAAAATAAATGTAGAGGAAAAATATTTTACTATAATAAATGAAAGTTTATTCACAAATTGTTCAGAGTACGATACAAAAATAAAATTATTTAAAAATGGAATTAAAATATATGAAGAGAGTTTAGAATGTAATGTAAAACCATTGTCTGAAAAATCATTTAAATTAAATCTTCCTAAAGTAAAAGAGTATGGAGAATATACAATAGAGGTGTCTTTAAATTTAAAAGAGGATAGGTTTTATGCTTTAAAGGGACATGAAATTTGTTTTGGGCAAAAAATATATAAAATTGAAAAAAAAGTAAAAGAAAAATTAGAAGGAAAACCAATTTTTATAAATGGTGGATTTAATTTAGGAATAAAAACTAAAAAAATGGAATTAATATTTTCAAAAGCGTATGGTGGATTAATCTCATTAAAATTTGGAGGAAAAGAGTTTATAGATGGTGTTGTAATGCCAAACTTCTGGAGAGCCTCAACAGATAATGATAGAGGAAATAAGATGCCATTTAGATATGCCCAATGGAAACTTGCATCAATGTATGTAAAAATGGTTGATGTGAATGTTTTAGAAAAAGAAAATTCTGTGGAAATAAAAGCTAAGTATGAACTACCTACAAATCCTACTTCAGAATGTGAGATTACATATGAAGGTTTTGTTAATGGAAAATTAAAAATAAATATGGAATATAATGGAGTAAAAGGATTATCTGATATGCCATTATTTGGAATGAGTTATAAAGTTCCAAAAGAGTTTAGTGAAATAAAATGGTATGGAATGGGGCCAGAAGAAAATTATATAGATAGAGTTCATGGAGCTAAACTTGGAATTTTTGAAACAGATGTAAATAAAAATATGAGTGAATATGTGATTCCTCAAGAGTGTGGAAATAGAATAGGAACTAGATGGACAGAAATAACAAATAAGATGGGAGTAGGAATAAAGATTTCAAGTGAGGAGCCTTTTGAATTTAGTGCTTTACCTTATACGGTTAATGAAATAGAAAGTGCATATCATCACTACGAACTTCCTAAATCTCATTGTACTGCTTTAAATATAAATAAAATACAGATGGGGGTTGGAGGAGATGATTCGTGGGGAGCTCCAACACATGATGAATATTTAATTCCAAGCGACAAAAAGTATTTATTTAGTTATATAATAGAATCAAATATTTAA
- a CDS encoding ABC-F family ATP-binding cassette domain-containing protein, whose product MTIVEFKNVSKSFFSQNLYKHVDLEVNSGDKIALVGNNGTGKSTLIKLLSGSENPDRGTVIREEEAVISCFDQFGRVDLDSKVQDLLNSPFEKVMSVQAELDAVSAEFTGDMDNDEKVMEKYSKLSDEFESLGGYSYIHVQSEFIDTFELNDKLDKKFRELSGGERQYIRLAITLFSNSDLIILDEPLSFFDKKKTAWLTNYINDSPKAFLVISHNIDFIRTFATKIFDIDNNKVGVYDCDYPAYLKEKKVRIAEDKKKNRETEETIEETQEAIEKKLKLLERCNNKHAHAVILRRMRKELERLQRERIKFSPEYKYNYIDAPEDVMITGKKEFEGPIVVLKDVMKEYPDKMLYKDANLVVDRDTKICIVGENGSGKSTLLKIIAGLDKPTSGEVFINEKATIAFIEQDTVFENENMYIKDYLKDKTGLSEEFIEAAIDNLYNNELEFRDKRIFMLSGGEKKRLEIFTNTLMETDLLIIDEPSTYMDDYSRTAIANMLLDYPGAVILVSHDKVLMRRIGFVTYDIRDNRFRIKN is encoded by the coding sequence ATGACTATAGTAGAGTTTAAAAATGTATCAAAATCATTTTTTTCACAAAATTTATATAAACATGTTGATCTAGAAGTAAATTCTGGAGATAAAATAGCTCTTGTTGGAAACAATGGAACAGGAAAATCTACTTTAATTAAACTTTTATCTGGATCAGAAAATCCTGATAGAGGAACTGTAATTAGAGAGGAAGAAGCTGTAATATCTTGTTTTGATCAGTTTGGAAGAGTTGATTTAGATAGTAAAGTTCAAGATTTGTTAAATTCACCTTTTGAAAAAGTAATGTCTGTTCAAGCAGAATTGGATGCAGTTTCAGCAGAATTTACAGGTGATATGGATAACGATGAAAAAGTAATGGAAAAATATTCAAAATTATCTGATGAGTTTGAAAGTTTAGGAGGGTATTCATATATTCACGTTCAATCTGAATTTATAGATACTTTTGAACTAAATGATAAGTTAGATAAAAAGTTTAGAGAGTTAAGTGGAGGAGAAAGACAATATATAAGATTGGCTATAACTTTATTTAGTAATTCAGATTTAATAATTTTAGATGAGCCACTTTCATTCTTTGATAAGAAAAAGACAGCTTGGTTAACAAATTATATTAATGATAGTCCAAAAGCTTTTTTAGTAATATCACATAATATAGATTTTATAAGAACTTTCGCTACAAAAATCTTTGATATAGATAATAATAAAGTAGGAGTTTATGATTGTGATTATCCAGCTTATTTAAAAGAGAAAAAAGTTAGAATAGCAGAGGATAAAAAGAAAAATAGAGAAACTGAAGAAACGATAGAAGAAACTCAAGAAGCGATTGAAAAAAAATTAAAGTTATTAGAAAGATGTAACAATAAACATGCTCATGCTGTAATTTTAAGAAGAATGAGAAAAGAGCTAGAAAGATTACAAAGAGAAAGAATTAAGTTCTCGCCTGAGTATAAATATAATTATATTGATGCACCAGAAGATGTAATGATAACTGGGAAAAAAGAGTTTGAAGGACCAATTGTTGTTTTAAAAGATGTAATGAAAGAGTATCCAGATAAGATGTTATATAAAGATGCAAACTTAGTAGTAGATAGAGATACAAAAATTTGTATTGTTGGAGAAAATGGATCTGGAAAATCAACACTGCTAAAAATAATAGCTGGATTAGATAAGCCAACTTCAGGAGAAGTTTTTATAAATGAAAAAGCAACAATAGCATTTATAGAGCAAGATACAGTTTTTGAAAATGAAAATATGTATATTAAAGATTATTTAAAAGATAAAACGGGTCTTTCTGAAGAGTTTATAGAAGCTGCTATTGATAATCTTTACAATAATGAATTAGAGTTTAGAGATAAAAGAATATTTATGTTATCAGGTGGAGAGAAAAAAAGATTAGAGATTTTTACAAATACTTTAATGGAAACAGATTTATTGATAATAGATGAACCATCAACTTATATGGATGATTACTCAAGAACAGCTATAGCTAATATGCTTTTAGATTATCCTGGAGCAGTTATATTAGTAAGTCACGATAAAGTTTTAATGAGAAGAATAGGATTTGTAACTTACGATATTCGTGATAATAGATTTAGAATAAAAAATTAA
- a CDS encoding glutamate decarboxylase yields the protein MFAPDNSATPLFGSYESAHVLPRESINEKAINPNIAYQLIADEMMHDGNPRYNLATFVQTYMEPEAKQVMVDAIATNAIDKAEYPQTTEVEKRCVNIIANLWNAPETEEYMGTSTVGSSEACMLGGMAMKFRWRKRAQALGIDINAKKPNLVVSSGFQVVWEKFGVYWDVELREVPMMSLDDLRLDPKAAIAACDEYTIGIVPIMGITYTGTFDDIVALDKEVEEYNKTAKLSVPIHVDAASGGLYLPFVNPELVWDFRLKNVVSISTSGHKFGLVYPGLGWVMWRDKEYLPEELLFKVAYLGAFEPTFQINFSRPGSQIWAQYYNFVRWGKEGYKAVHEKSRDVGLFLTKGLEKLGIFKILNSGENIPIVCWMLKDDPKRAWTEYDLSDRLRYYGWQLPAYPLPKNFEDVTIMRVVVRADQSMEQMSLLLRDMKESIDYLDKHITVKKEIKKTEDHVAGYSHTEKRLLKK from the coding sequence ATGTTTGCTCCAGATAATTCAGCAACACCTTTATTTGGAAGTTATGAATCGGCTCATGTATTACCAAGAGAAAGTATAAATGAAAAAGCAATTAATCCAAATATAGCATATCAATTAATAGCAGATGAGATGATGCATGATGGAAATCCTAGATATAATCTAGCAACATTTGTACAAACTTACATGGAGCCAGAAGCAAAGCAAGTAATGGTTGATGCTATTGCAACAAATGCAATAGATAAAGCTGAGTATCCTCAAACAACAGAAGTTGAAAAAAGATGTGTAAATATAATAGCAAATTTATGGAATGCTCCAGAAACAGAGGAGTACATGGGAACATCTACAGTTGGTTCATCAGAGGCATGTATGCTAGGTGGAATGGCGATGAAATTTAGATGGAGAAAAAGAGCACAAGCTTTAGGTATAGACATAAATGCAAAAAAACCAAACTTAGTAGTAAGTTCAGGGTTCCAAGTAGTTTGGGAAAAGTTTGGAGTATATTGGGATGTAGAGTTAAGAGAAGTTCCAATGATGTCATTAGATGATTTAAGACTGGATCCAAAAGCAGCTATAGCAGCATGTGATGAGTACACTATAGGTATAGTACCAATAATGGGAATAACTTATACAGGAACATTTGATGATATAGTAGCTTTAGATAAAGAAGTGGAGGAATACAATAAAACAGCAAAATTATCAGTACCAATCCACGTAGATGCTGCATCAGGAGGGTTATATTTACCATTTGTTAATCCAGAATTAGTTTGGGATTTTAGACTTAAAAATGTAGTGTCTATAAGTACATCAGGACATAAATTTGGTTTAGTATACCCAGGACTTGGATGGGTAATGTGGAGAGATAAAGAATATTTACCAGAAGAGTTACTATTTAAAGTAGCTTATTTAGGAGCATTTGAACCAACTTTCCAAATAAATTTCTCAAGACCAGGAAGTCAAATATGGGCTCAGTATTACAATTTTGTAAGATGGGGTAAAGAAGGATATAAAGCAGTACATGAAAAATCAAGAGATGTAGGATTATTCTTAACAAAAGGATTAGAAAAATTAGGAATATTTAAAATCTTAAATAGTGGAGAGAATATTCCAATTGTATGTTGGATGTTAAAAGATGATCCAAAAAGAGCATGGACAGAGTATGATTTATCAGATAGATTAAGATATTATGGATGGCAGTTACCAGCATATCCATTACCAAAGAATTTTGAAGATGTAACAATAATGAGAGTTGTTGTAAGAGCTGACCAAAGTATGGAACAAATGTCGTTATTATTAAGAGATATGAAAGAATCAATAGATTATTTAGACAAACATATCACAGTAAAAAAAGAGATCAAAAAAACAGAAGATCATGTAGCAGGATACTCACACACAGAAAAAAGATTATTAAAAAAATAA